Proteins encoded within one genomic window of Bradyrhizobium sp. 186:
- a CDS encoding ethanolamine ammonia-lyase subunit EutB: MVYRHSIDATTYTFPDLRDLLAKATPPRSGDRLAGIAAANAEQMIAARMALADVPLAQFLQEAVIPYEADEVTRLVIDSHDARAFAPVASLTVGGFRDWLLSDTATPEVLRKLAPGITPEMAAAASKLMRNQDLILAARKCQVTTAFRNTIGLKGRMSTRLQPNHPFDDAKGITASILDGLLLGAGDACIGINPASDDPAVIAQLLRLLDEIIVRLAIPTQGCVLTHVTTTLALIGQGVPVDLVFQSVAGTEAANRSFGIDIALLREAQEAGLSLKRGTVGQNVMYFETGQGSALSANAHHGVDQQTCEARAYAVARAFAPLLVNSVVGFIGPEYLYDGKEIIRAGLEDHFCGKLLGLPLGVDICYTNHAEADQDDMDNLLTLLAAAGVTFIMGVPGADDVMLNYQSTSFHDALYARDVFGLRRAPEFDDWLAQSGIAGADFRLAGDAGLLPDFASRLIA; this comes from the coding sequence TTGGTCTACCGCCACAGCATCGACGCCACGACCTACACCTTCCCCGACCTGCGCGACCTCCTCGCCAAGGCGACGCCGCCGCGTTCCGGCGATCGGCTGGCCGGGATTGCCGCCGCCAACGCCGAGCAGATGATCGCGGCGCGGATGGCGCTCGCCGACGTCCCGCTCGCGCAGTTCCTCCAGGAGGCCGTCATCCCCTATGAGGCCGACGAGGTGACCCGCCTCGTCATCGACAGCCATGACGCAAGGGCCTTCGCGCCGGTGGCATCCCTCACCGTCGGCGGCTTTCGCGACTGGTTGCTGTCGGACACCGCGACGCCCGAGGTCTTGCGCAAGCTGGCGCCCGGCATCACGCCGGAAATGGCGGCCGCGGCCTCGAAGCTGATGCGCAATCAGGACCTGATCCTGGCCGCCAGGAAATGCCAGGTGACAACCGCCTTCCGCAACACCATCGGGCTGAAAGGGCGGATGAGCACGCGGCTCCAGCCCAACCATCCCTTCGACGACGCTAAAGGCATCACCGCCTCGATCCTCGACGGCCTCCTGCTCGGCGCCGGCGATGCCTGCATCGGCATTAATCCCGCGAGCGACGATCCGGCCGTGATCGCGCAATTGCTGCGGCTGCTCGACGAGATCATTGTGCGGCTGGCGATCCCGACCCAGGGCTGCGTGCTGACCCATGTTACGACGACGCTGGCGCTGATCGGGCAGGGCGTGCCGGTCGACCTGGTCTTCCAGTCGGTCGCAGGCACCGAGGCCGCCAACCGCAGTTTCGGCATCGACATTGCGTTGCTCCGGGAAGCGCAGGAGGCCGGGCTGTCGCTCAAGCGCGGCACGGTCGGGCAGAACGTGATGTATTTCGAGACCGGGCAGGGCTCGGCGCTGTCGGCCAATGCCCATCACGGCGTCGACCAGCAGACCTGCGAGGCGCGCGCCTATGCGGTCGCCCGCGCTTTTGCGCCGCTCCTGGTCAACAGCGTGGTCGGCTTCATCGGCCCGGAATACCTCTACGACGGCAAGGAGATCATCCGGGCCGGGCTGGAGGACCATTTCTGCGGCAAGCTGCTCGGCCTGCCGCTCGGGGTCGACATCTGCTACACCAACCATGCCGAGGCGGACCAGGACGACATGGACAATCTCCTGACGCTGCTGGCTGCCGCCGGCGTCACCTTCATCATGGGGGTGCCCGGCGCCGACGATGTCATGCTGAACTACCAGTCGACCTCGTTTCACGACGCGCTCTATGCCCGCGACGTCTTTGGCCTGCGCAGGGCGCCGGAATTCGACGATTGGCTGGCGCAGTCAGGCATAGCGGGCGCCGATTTCCGCCTAGCCGGCGATGCGGGCCTGCTGCCCGATTTTGCCTCTCGGCTGATCGCGTGA
- a CDS encoding methyl-accepting chemotaxis protein has product MTTDRSGNAAGLAGRFTLAARLYAIFALFALLTAAIAMLSDYNSRRSADLIAAIETANAAALNVERVNSLVYAVVMESRGVYMSTDPAVVKKYGEGLLKFNAQILEVMKRWEGIVKADDSEQFSTFKKRIEQFVDFRRELVRRANEINPAAGREWGDNDANRSVRSALNKDLEALSKVYAERAKQIAQQTETNRILSLALTCLGGVALALVVIGIIIIARSIARPLSAITATIKQVADGTEDVVVPHSERADEIGALARAIQVFQEAMGRNRNLASQVSQDSAAREQRARHIEQSVEEFREAIGAVMRGLTDNASVMRETAQTITRVTADASSRAGTAANATEQASHNVTAVAGAAEELSASVVEIGRQVRQSASAVEQTGQRTEKSIAEIESLAAATQRIDGVLNLIQAIAEQTNLLALNATIEAARAGDAGRGFAVVAHEVKALAGQTAKATAEIGENVSMIQASTRNAVDAVREIGGAVREINDVTSAIAGAIGQQDAATREISSNAQSAAQGNETLVANITSLRDAIGETDTAASSVLTAASSLTATAETLSREVEKFFLNLRSDSRTARAG; this is encoded by the coding sequence ATGACAACTGACCGATCTGGGAATGCCGCCGGCCTGGCGGGCCGCTTCACGCTTGCGGCCAGGCTCTATGCGATCTTCGCGCTGTTCGCGCTGCTCACGGCGGCGATCGCGATGCTGTCCGACTACAACAGCCGTCGCAGCGCCGACCTGATCGCCGCGATCGAGACGGCGAACGCCGCCGCGCTGAACGTCGAACGCGTCAATTCGCTGGTCTATGCGGTCGTGATGGAGTCGCGCGGCGTCTACATGTCGACCGATCCCGCCGTCGTGAAGAAATACGGCGAGGGCCTGCTCAAGTTCAACGCTCAGATCCTGGAGGTCATGAAGCGCTGGGAGGGCATCGTCAAGGCCGACGATTCCGAACAGTTTTCCACCTTCAAGAAGCGCATCGAGCAGTTCGTCGACTTCCGCAGGGAGCTGGTGCGCCGCGCCAACGAGATCAACCCGGCCGCGGGGCGCGAATGGGGCGACAACGACGCCAACCGCTCCGTGCGCTCCGCGTTGAACAAGGATCTCGAGGCGCTGTCCAAGGTCTATGCCGAGCGTGCCAAACAGATAGCGCAGCAGACCGAGACCAACCGTATCCTTTCGCTGGCGCTGACCTGCCTCGGCGGCGTGGCGCTGGCGCTGGTCGTGATCGGCATCATCATCATCGCCCGCTCGATTGCGCGTCCCCTCTCGGCCATCACCGCCACCATTAAGCAAGTCGCCGACGGGACCGAGGACGTCGTTGTGCCGCACAGCGAGCGCGCCGACGAGATCGGCGCGCTGGCACGTGCCATCCAGGTCTTCCAGGAGGCGATGGGGCGAAACCGCAACCTCGCCTCGCAGGTCTCGCAGGACTCCGCCGCGCGCGAGCAGCGCGCCCGACATATCGAACAATCCGTCGAGGAGTTTCGCGAGGCGATCGGTGCCGTCATGCGCGGTCTCACCGACAACGCCTCCGTCATGCGCGAGACCGCGCAGACGATCACGCGCGTCACCGCTGATGCGAGCAGCCGCGCCGGCACGGCGGCGAACGCCACCGAGCAGGCCTCGCACAACGTCACGGCGGTGGCAGGCGCCGCCGAGGAGCTGTCGGCTTCGGTGGTGGAGATCGGCCGCCAGGTGCGGCAGAGCGCAAGCGCGGTCGAGCAGACCGGCCAGCGCACCGAGAAATCGATCGCCGAGATCGAGAGCCTTGCCGCCGCGACCCAACGCATCGACGGCGTGCTCAACCTGATCCAGGCGATCGCCGAGCAGACCAATCTGCTCGCGCTCAACGCCACCATCGAGGCCGCGCGTGCCGGTGACGCCGGCCGCGGCTTTGCCGTCGTCGCGCATGAAGTGAAAGCGCTGGCGGGCCAGACCGCCAAGGCGACCGCCGAGATCGGCGAGAACGTCTCCATGATCCAGGCCTCCACCCGCAACGCTGTCGACGCCGTCCGCGAGATCGGTGGCGCGGTGCGCGAGATCAACGACGTCACCTCGGCGATCGCCGGCGCGATCGGCCAGCAGGACGCCGCCACGCGCGAGATTTCGTCCAACGCGCAATCGGCCGCGCAAGGCAACGAGACCCTGGTCGCCAACATCACCTCGCTCCGCGACGCCATCGGCGAGACCGATACCGCCGCATCCTCGGTGCTGACGGCGGCAAGCAGCCTGACCGCAACCGCGGAGACGCTGTCGCGTGAGGTGGAGAAGTTCTTCCTGAACTTGCGATCGGACAGCCGCACTGCCAGGGCGGGATAG
- a CDS encoding IS701 family transposase — MIRMSWTRAASVEETLALWAASLREVKQRIRPLFTQERVATNAGLFLEGLLGDEQRKTGWMRAEAAGDPGPWRQQAILGRGDWDADALRDIVRDYVIEHLADDDAVLVIDETGFLKQGKASCGVARQYTGSAGKITNCQIGVFATYVSRHGHAFIDRALYLPKEWTDDPDRLEAAYVPADVGFATKPKLATRMIARAITASVPFKWVAGDTVYGVGDIEQQLRRAGKGYVLGVSSSHVFRSWGKRQPVAGKAEDIARTRRPSDWKRLSAGAGTKGPRLHDWCYLELADLEVEQFNSANDGLWTRGLLIRRHIADGDLAFFTTWCPAGTSIETLVAVEGHRWAIEDSFETAKNEFGLDHNESRSWHGWHRHVSLVMLAFAMMAAIRHRANPPPPKKTKRRPPAKAKAHPRRR; from the coding sequence ATGATTCGAATGTCGTGGACGCGGGCCGCGTCGGTTGAGGAGACGCTTGCGTTGTGGGCGGCGTCGCTTCGAGAGGTCAAGCAGCGGATACGTCCGTTGTTCACGCAAGAGCGTGTGGCGACGAATGCAGGCCTGTTCCTGGAAGGTCTGCTCGGAGATGAGCAGCGCAAGACCGGTTGGATGCGCGCGGAGGCGGCTGGCGATCCCGGCCCATGGCGGCAGCAGGCGATCCTGGGTCGCGGGGATTGGGACGCTGATGCCCTGCGCGACATCGTCCGGGACTATGTCATCGAGCACTTGGCGGATGACGATGCGGTGCTGGTGATCGACGAGACCGGCTTTCTCAAGCAGGGTAAGGCCTCGTGCGGAGTGGCACGGCAATACACTGGTTCGGCAGGGAAGATCACGAACTGCCAGATCGGCGTCTTCGCTACCTACGTTTCGCGTCATGGTCATGCGTTCATCGATCGCGCGTTGTATCTTCCGAAGGAATGGACTGACGATCCAGATCGTCTGGAAGCCGCATACGTGCCTGCCGATGTCGGCTTTGCGACCAAACCAAAGCTTGCGACGAGAATGATCGCACGTGCGATAACCGCGTCTGTACCATTCAAGTGGGTTGCCGGTGACACGGTCTACGGTGTTGGCGATATCGAACAGCAGCTACGGCGGGCAGGCAAAGGCTATGTGCTCGGGGTCAGCAGCTCTCATGTCTTCCGATCCTGGGGCAAGCGACAGCCGGTCGCCGGCAAGGCCGAAGACATCGCCCGGACGCGGCGCCCGTCCGACTGGAAGCGCTTGTCGGCGGGAGCCGGAACCAAAGGACCGAGGCTGCATGACTGGTGTTATCTCGAACTGGCCGATCTCGAGGTCGAGCAGTTCAACAGCGCAAATGATGGTTTATGGACGCGCGGTCTGCTGATCCGTCGCCATATCGCCGATGGCGATCTCGCCTTCTTCACCACCTGGTGCCCAGCGGGAACATCAATTGAAACGCTGGTCGCGGTCGAAGGCCATCGATGGGCGATCGAGGACAGCTTTGAAACCGCGAAAAACGAGTTCGGGCTCGATCATAACGAGAGCAGGTCCTGGCATGGCTGGCATCGCCACGTGTCCCTGGTGATGCTCGCCTTCGCCATGATGGCGGCGATCCGCCATCGCGCCAATCCGCCACCGCCCAAAAAAACCAAACGCCGCCCCCCGGCAAAAGCCAAAGCACACCCACGCCGCCGCTAA
- a CDS encoding acyl-CoA dehydrogenase family protein gives MDFQHSARSLELQERVRQFMRTHVEPVEELYYEQVKPEAARYRTPAVLQDLKRLAREQGLWNLFLSGEHGPDLTNPRLTNLEYAPVKEIMGRILWAPEVFNCSAPDVGNMEVLSHYGTPAQQERWLKPLLEGRIRSGFSMTEPQVASSDATNIQCEIRRDGGDYVINGRKWFTSGAMNEDCEILIVMGKTAPDHPDRHRQQSMILVPKTTPGVRIVRDMLTYGYDDAPVGHPEIVYENVRVPAENILLGKGRGFEIAQGRLGPGRIHHCMRLIGCAQRALELMCQRAVSRTAFGKPLAEQGSVREDIAHSFCEIAQARLLTLQAADRMDREGNKAARDLIAAAKIVVPSMAARVIDRAIQIHGAAGVSQDTFLARAYVYARFIRIGDGPDQVHLAAVGKELIKRGGIMAG, from the coding sequence ATGGATTTTCAACACTCCGCACGTTCGCTGGAGCTCCAGGAGCGCGTCCGCCAGTTCATGCGGACGCATGTCGAGCCGGTCGAGGAGCTTTATTACGAGCAGGTGAAGCCGGAAGCTGCGCGCTACAGAACGCCGGCTGTTTTGCAGGACCTGAAACGCCTGGCGCGCGAGCAGGGGCTCTGGAACCTGTTCCTGTCCGGCGAGCACGGTCCAGATCTTACCAACCCAAGGCTGACGAACCTCGAATATGCCCCCGTGAAGGAGATCATGGGCCGCATCCTCTGGGCGCCCGAGGTGTTCAACTGCTCGGCGCCAGATGTCGGCAACATGGAGGTGCTTAGCCATTACGGAACGCCAGCGCAGCAGGAGCGCTGGCTTAAGCCGCTATTGGAGGGACGCATCCGCTCCGGCTTCTCGATGACGGAGCCGCAGGTTGCCTCCAGCGATGCCACCAACATCCAGTGCGAGATCAGGCGTGACGGCGGCGACTACGTCATCAACGGCCGCAAATGGTTCACGTCGGGCGCGATGAACGAGGATTGCGAGATCCTGATCGTGATGGGCAAGACCGCGCCCGACCATCCCGACAGGCATCGCCAGCAATCCATGATTTTGGTGCCGAAGACTACGCCGGGCGTGCGCATCGTGCGCGACATGCTGACGTACGGCTATGACGACGCGCCGGTCGGCCATCCCGAGATAGTGTATGAGAACGTTCGCGTCCCGGCCGAGAACATCCTGCTCGGCAAGGGCCGCGGCTTCGAGATCGCGCAGGGGCGGCTCGGTCCCGGCCGCATCCACCATTGCATGCGGCTGATCGGCTGCGCCCAGCGCGCGCTGGAATTGATGTGCCAGCGCGCGGTCTCCCGCACAGCCTTCGGCAAGCCGCTCGCCGAGCAGGGCTCGGTGCGCGAGGACATCGCGCACTCCTTCTGCGAGATCGCGCAGGCGCGGCTGTTGACGCTGCAAGCCGCCGACAGGATGGACCGCGAGGGCAACAAGGCCGCGCGCGACCTGATCGCCGCGGCCAAGATCGTGGTGCCCAGCATGGCCGCGCGCGTCATCGACCGCGCCATCCAGATCCACGGTGCCGCCGGCGTCTCGCAGGATACGTTCCTGGCGCGCGCCTATGTCTACGCCCGCTTCATCCGTATCGGCGACGGCCCGGACCAGGTGCATCTGGCGGCGGTGGGCAAGGAGCTGATCAAGCGGGGAGGAATCATGGCGGGGTAG
- a CDS encoding ABC transporter substrate-binding protein: MKAALVLAAALAAACLSAPVSAQKSYGPGVSDTEIKIGNTMPYSGPASPLSITGRVIAGYFDEINDKGGINGRKLNLISLDDAFSPPKTMEAVRRLVEGDGVAFIFATMGTAPSSAIAKYLNSNKVPQLFLISSASKWNDPANMPWSMALPWAPNYTSEAAIDVAYARAKNPNARFAVLYQNDDAGKEYLRGVKEALGADADKAIAMASSFEVTDPTVDSQVLTLANTKADVFMIYSVTPRACAQAIRKAHEVGWQATRFLASGCANKATVMVPAGLDAGKGVLSLGSLKPFVEAPKDDPAMTAYIDFMKKRLPSADVNNVAGLYGYTVAEALVVLLKQCKDKLTRENIMAQAANMKGVPLSLLMPGITLNTTPQDFRPIKDGYILQFDGNDWVVASELLRGT; this comes from the coding sequence ATGAAAGCCGCTTTGGTCCTGGCCGCAGCGCTGGCTGCCGCCTGTTTGTCCGCGCCCGTCTCCGCGCAAAAATCCTACGGTCCCGGCGTCAGCGACACCGAGATCAAGATCGGCAACACCATGCCCTATAGCGGGCCGGCTTCGCCGCTCAGCATCACCGGCAGGGTGATCGCGGGCTATTTCGACGAGATCAACGACAAGGGCGGCATCAACGGCCGCAAGCTCAATTTGATTTCGCTCGACGATGCATTCTCGCCGCCCAAGACCATGGAGGCGGTGCGCCGGCTGGTCGAGGGCGACGGTGTCGCCTTCATCTTCGCGACCATGGGCACCGCGCCGAGTTCGGCGATCGCAAAATATCTCAACAGCAACAAGGTGCCGCAGCTCTTCCTGATCAGCTCGGCATCGAAGTGGAACGATCCGGCCAACATGCCCTGGTCGATGGCGTTGCCCTGGGCGCCGAACTACACCAGCGAGGCCGCGATCGACGTCGCCTATGCCCGCGCCAAGAACCCGAACGCGCGCTTTGCGGTGCTCTATCAGAACGACGACGCCGGCAAGGAATATCTCCGCGGCGTCAAGGAGGCGCTTGGAGCCGATGCCGACAAGGCGATTGCGATGGCGTCGAGCTTCGAGGTCACCGATCCCACCGTCGATTCCCAGGTGCTGACACTCGCCAACACCAAGGCCGACGTCTTCATGATCTATTCGGTGACGCCGCGCGCCTGCGCGCAGGCGATCCGAAAAGCCCATGAAGTCGGCTGGCAGGCGACGCGTTTCCTCGCCAGCGGCTGCGCCAACAAAGCGACCGTGATGGTGCCTGCGGGCCTCGATGCCGGCAAGGGCGTGCTGTCGCTCGGTTCGCTCAAGCCTTTCGTCGAGGCACCGAAGGACGATCCGGCAATGACGGCCTATATCGACTTCATGAAGAAGCGTCTGCCCAGCGCCGACGTCAACAACGTCGCGGGCCTCTACGGCTACACCGTCGCCGAGGCGCTGGTGGTTCTGCTGAAGCAGTGCAAGGACAAGCTGACGCGCGAGAACATCATGGCGCAGGCGGCAAACATGAAGGGCGTGCCGCTGTCGCTGCTGATGCCCGGCATCACGCTGAACACCACGCCGCAGGATTTCCGCCCCATCAAGGACGGCTATATCCTCCAGTTCGACGGCAACGATTGGGTCGTGGCGAGCGAGCTGTTGCGCGGCACCTGA
- a CDS encoding HdeD family acid-resistance protein: MTSASDTSQHSSLGSGIAALHAKWGWIVALGVVYLVAGFVALGSMVMATVASVIVVGAMMIVAGVTEVIGAFQMKSWGKFVIWALLGVLYIIAGFLTFENPLFAAALLTLFLGASLLASGAVRLFLAFSMKRESPWVWVALSAVITLLLGLLILARWPVNSVYILGLFLGIDLIMAGAGWVSLGFSLRRRH, translated from the coding sequence ATGACAAGTGCTTCGGATACCTCTCAACATTCAAGCCTGGGATCGGGCATCGCAGCGCTACACGCCAAATGGGGCTGGATCGTCGCTCTCGGCGTGGTCTATCTCGTTGCCGGCTTCGTCGCGCTCGGCAGCATGGTGATGGCGACGGTGGCGAGCGTGATCGTGGTCGGCGCGATGATGATCGTCGCCGGCGTTACGGAAGTCATCGGCGCCTTCCAGATGAAGAGCTGGGGCAAATTCGTGATCTGGGCGTTGCTCGGCGTGCTCTACATCATCGCGGGCTTCCTGACCTTCGAGAATCCGCTGTTTGCTGCAGCGCTATTGACCCTGTTCCTGGGAGCGTCCCTGCTTGCCTCCGGCGCCGTCCGGCTGTTTCTCGCCTTCAGCATGAAGCGCGAGAGCCCGTGGGTCTGGGTGGCGCTCTCAGCCGTCATCACGCTGCTGCTCGGGCTGCTGATCCTGGCGCGCTGGCCGGTGAACAGCGTCTATATCCTTGGCCTGTTCCTCGGCATCGACCTGATCATGGCAGGTGCGGGTTGGGTCAGCCTGGGCTTCAGTCTGCGGCGGCGCCACTAA